One Pristiophorus japonicus isolate sPriJap1 chromosome 19, sPriJap1.hap1, whole genome shotgun sequence genomic window carries:
- the bbs10 gene encoding Bardet-Biedl syndrome 10 protein — MCCVEMQSESVMDIGKLVNVAETLENIVSRCFGPNAGQVLFVRATGDILITRDGCRILESLLLDHPAARLMVRSVSAHCRTTGDGAKSFILLLAAMLRGVRAATGGQGPGDGWGAQQRRRLARGLARLEREVLGRVLAWHLAPHCASALSPLGSGEPHLPVERAARVLGAYFAGKAGAAHAPFLTRLACHFLRRLGDGETGAGLGLADDCLAGLLATVPGLPVGSSLVLEGLPLGRGFTLRCPAGGGQTRVLVTTRSLLPSLTRAGCTLRLESPAGLAQARAWAWDRAEEALARLRGLGVGLLLSGPRQPACVLQSALGHGVSVVDCLPDQELALVSRLAGAQPVSRVAEARPTDTVPASFVRPAPLGHRGWVLVGFAACRGLRPHCLVLCAPALGLAEQHRDAVHGAFRLLRLLLPPEPGAMGSQWHGGSRQCPTGRGRASDTGRSTGDLCTGSEGLRTGDLGTGRSEGQGTGSLRTGSEGQGTGDLISAEDQTDGETGTGGEESQRHESEAAGRCGLVDPPAPRMVWDPSDCELPAGSVLPPGGVFEFLMHHYLRSEASSRHQPDTRVACQIVADALLNVPRHVHPRGRDFLRAHAAFTADLRAGAVPLVGEGPLEVVAAKQHLLISVIQCLRSLLTVDRVVAVRGKLGNKPPAESDDSE, encoded by the exons ATGTGCTGTGTGGAGATGCAGTCTGAGAGCGTGATGGACATTGGGAAGCTGGTAAACGTGGCAGAAACCCTGGAGAACATCGTGTCGCGGTGCTTCGGGCCGAATGCCGGGCAGGTGCTCTTCGTCAGAGCCACCGGAGATATCCTCATCACCAGGGACGGCTGCAGGATCTTGGAGTCCCTGTTACTGGACCACCCAGCGGCAAG GTTGATGGTGCGGAGCGTGTCGGCTCACTGCAGGACCACCGGAGACGGAGCCAAGTCCTTCATCCTCCTGCTGGCGGCGATGCTGCGGGGGGTGCGGGCGGCGACAGGGGGCCAGGGGCCAGGGGACGGGTGGGGGGCACAGCAGCGGCGGCGGCTGGCCAGGGGACTGGCCAGGCTGGAGCGGGAGGTACTGGGGCGGGTGCTGGCCTGGCACCTGGCCCCTCACTGCGCCTCGGCCCTCAGCCCCTTGGGCAGCGGGGAGCCACATTTGCCTGTGGAGCGGGCGGCCCGGGTGCTGGGGGCCTACTTCGCCGGCAAGGCTGGGGCGGCGCACGCCCCCTTCCTGACCCGGCTGGCCTGCCACTTCCTGCGGCGGCTGGGCGACGGCGAGACGGGGGCGGGGCTGGGCCTGGCGGACGACTGCTTGGCGGGCCTGCTGGCCACGGTGCCCGGGTTACCCGTGGGCAGCAGCCTGGTGCTGGAGGGGCTGCCACTGGGCCGCGGATTCACGTTGCGCTGTCCGGCGGGCGGGGGCCAGACCCGGGTCCTGGTGACGACCCGCAGCCTGCTCCCCTCCCTGACCCGGGCTGGCTGCACCCTGCGGCTGGAGTCTCCCGCGGGCCTGGCGCAGGCTCGGGCCTGGGCCTGGGATAGGGCGGAGGAGGCCCTGGCTCGACTGCGGGGCCTGGGGGTggggctgctgctgtccgggccccgCCAACCGGCCTGCGTGCTGCAGTCGGCCCTGGGGCACGGCGTGTCAGTGGTGGACTGCCTCCCGGACCAGGAGCTGGCCCTGGTGAGCCGGCTGGCGGGGGCACAGCCGGTGTCCCGGGTGGCCGAGGCACGGCCGACAGACACCGTGCCCGCCAGCTTCGTCAGGCCGGCCCCCCTGGGGCACCGCGGGTGGGTGCTGGTGGGGTTCGCGGCTTGCCGAGGCCTGCGGCCCCACTGCCTGGTGCTATGCGCCCCCGCCCTGGGACTGGCCGAGCAGCACCGCGACGCCgtgcacggagccttcaggctgctGAGGCTGCTGCTCCCCCCCGAACCCGGGGCAATGGGCAGCCAGTGGCATGGGGGCAGCCGGCAATGCCCCACCGGGAGGGGGCGGGCATCTGACACCGGGCGCTCGACCGGGGATCTgtgcacagggagcgagggactcaggactggggacctggggacaggga ggagtgagggacaggggactgggagcctgaggacagggagtgagggacaggggactggggacctGATCAGTGCCGAAGATCAAACTGATGGTGAGACAGGCACCGGTGGCGAGGAGTCCCAGCGCCACGAGTCCGAGGCAGCCGGACGCTGTGGGTTGGTAGACCCACCAGCCCCCCGAATGGTGTGGGACCCCAGCGACTGTGAGCTGCCGGCTGGGAGTGTGCTGCCGCCGGGCGGTGTCTTTGAGTTCCTGATGCACCACTACCTGCGGAGTGAAGCCAGCAGCCGGCACCAGCCCGACACCAGGGTGGCGTGCCAGATCGTGGCGGACGCCCTGCTCAATGTCCCGAGGCACGTTCACCCCCGGGGCAGGGACTTCCTGCGGGCTCACGCCGCCTTTACGGCTGACCTTCGGGCGGGGGCAGTACCGCTGGTCGGCGAGGGGCCGCTGGAGGTGGTGGCCGCCAAACAACACCTGCTGATTTCCGTCATCCAGTGCCTGAGGAGCCTGCTCACTGTCGACCGTGTCGTCGCCGTCCGAGGCAAGCTCGGCAACAAACCGCCGGCGGAGAGCGATGATTCAGAGTGA